One genomic window of Verrucomicrobiia bacterium includes the following:
- a CDS encoding cold-shock protein — translation MARGTVKWFNEKKGFGFIQQEGGADVFVHFSAIQGDGFKTLAEGQAVEFEIIEDAKGAKAQNVTRV, via the coding sequence ATGGCACGCGGCACTGTGAAATGGTTCAATGAGAAGAAGGGCTTCGGCTTCATCCAACAAGAAGGCGGAGCGGACGTGTTCGTTCACTTCTCGGCTATCCAGGGTGACGGATTCAAAACTCTGGCTGAGGGTCAAGCCGTGGAGTTTGAGATCATTGAAGACGCAAAGGGCGCGAAAGCCCAGAACGTCACTCGGGTCTAG
- a CDS encoding M28 family peptidase, with protein MLVQHSANAQAAAPDVRIKEAANDVSVSFLRGIVETMAVPRHYELQPENNRLTARWIARQLCSYGYDAELQGEYANVVARSRNAPNTPCVLVGAHYDSVPGTPGADDNASAVAALLACAKALAGHAPECPVCFASFNREEDGLLGSADFVRTIGTEGRISIREAHVLEMVGYCDHRPGSQAIPPGLPIQIPDHGDFLGILANKDSTAMASTVLQTARTYWPGFPVLSLKVYAGVEKLLPVLQRSDHAPFWKAGIPAIMWTDTSEFRNHNYHQPTDTPDTLDYDFLRSVSQILIATVLTSVQN; from the coding sequence ATGCTTGTCCAACATTCGGCCAACGCGCAGGCCGCTGCCCCCGATGTTCGCATCAAGGAAGCAGCGAACGATGTTTCGGTGTCCTTCCTCCGAGGAATTGTCGAAACCATGGCGGTCCCTCGCCACTACGAATTGCAACCGGAGAACAATCGACTGACGGCCCGCTGGATTGCCCGCCAGTTGTGTTCGTATGGATACGATGCGGAGTTGCAGGGCGAGTACGCGAACGTCGTTGCTCGCTCGCGGAACGCTCCCAATACCCCTTGCGTCCTCGTTGGCGCGCACTACGATAGCGTACCGGGCACTCCCGGCGCCGACGACAACGCCAGCGCGGTCGCGGCCCTGTTGGCCTGCGCCAAGGCTTTGGCCGGGCATGCCCCCGAGTGTCCCGTCTGCTTCGCTTCCTTCAACCGGGAGGAGGACGGCTTGCTGGGTAGCGCCGACTTTGTGAGAACCATCGGAACAGAAGGAAGAATATCTATTCGTGAAGCTCATGTTCTGGAGATGGTCGGCTACTGCGATCATCGCCCCGGTTCCCAGGCGATTCCGCCGGGCCTGCCGATCCAGATACCGGACCATGGTGATTTCCTGGGCATCCTCGCGAACAAGGATTCCACCGCCATGGCGAGTACCGTCTTGCAAACAGCCAGGACCTATTGGCCAGGTTTTCCGGTGCTGAGCCTGAAAGTGTACGCCGGGGTGGAAAAACTGCTCCCGGTCCTGCAGCGAAGCGATCACGCTCCTTTCTGGAAGGCTGGCATACCCGCAATCATGTGGACCGACACTTCGGAGTTTCGCAACCACAATTACCATCAGCCCACCGACACCCCGGACACTCTCGACTACGATTTCTTGCGGAGCGTCAGTCAGATTCTTATCGCAACTGTTCTGACTTCTGTTCAAAATTAA